From Cellvibrio zantedeschiae, the proteins below share one genomic window:
- the sdhC gene encoding succinate dehydrogenase, cytochrome b556 subunit: protein MNKKRPVNLDISTIKLPITAVVSILHRFSGIFLFAGAAVLLWMLDSSLDSQESFAAVRDASANPVFKFVLWSVLSALAYHAVMGSRHLLMDCGVGESLEGGKRGATIALVLAVVLIALIGVWVW from the coding sequence GTGAACAAGAAAAGACCTGTCAACCTCGATATTTCCACCATCAAACTTCCCATCACTGCTGTTGTATCTATTCTTCACCGCTTCTCAGGCATTTTTCTATTTGCCGGTGCTGCAGTGTTGTTGTGGATGCTTGATTCGAGCCTCGATTCACAAGAAAGTTTTGCAGCTGTGCGTGATGCCTCCGCAAATCCAGTTTTTAAATTTGTGTTGTGGTCAGTGTTGTCCGCGTTGGCGTATCACGCTGTGATGGGTTCTCGTCATTTGCTGATGGACTGTGGTGTGGGCGAAAGCCTGGAAGGTGGTAAGCGCGGTGCAACCATCGCCCTCGTATTGGCCGTTGTATTGATTGCACTGATAGGAGTTTGGGTATGGTAA
- the sdhD gene encoding succinate dehydrogenase, hydrophobic membrane anchor protein, whose translation MVTSVTSFGRSGLYDWLIQRIGGVVMAAYLIFIVAFIAMNPELTYEQWSALHGQLWMRVFSFATLLSFIAHAWIGLWVVLTDYLTERLMGSKATVLRILAQVVLGGVSLTYLVWGIEILWGFK comes from the coding sequence ATGGTAACTTCCGTAACAAGTTTTGGCCGTAGTGGTCTCTACGACTGGTTGATCCAGCGTATCGGCGGAGTGGTAATGGCCGCTTACCTTATTTTCATTGTTGCATTTATCGCTATGAATCCCGAGTTAACCTATGAGCAGTGGAGCGCCTTACACGGCCAGCTGTGGATGAGGGTATTCAGCTTTGCGACTCTACTTTCCTTTATTGCCCACGCCTGGATTGGTTTGTGGGTTGTCTTAACAGATTACTTGACTGAACGTTTGATGGGCAGCAAAGCCACTGTATTGCGTATTTTAGCGCAGGTAGTTTTGGGTGGCGTTTCCTTGACCTATTTGGTCTGGGGCATCGAAATACTGTGGGGTTTTAAATAA
- the sdhA gene encoding succinate dehydrogenase flavoprotein subunit, whose product MASIRTISFDGIVVGGGGAGMRAALQLAQSGYKTAVITKVFPTRSHTVSAQGGITCAIASADPNDDWRWHMYDTVKGSDYIGDQDAIEYMCSVGPEAVFELEHMGLPFSRTEEGRIYQRPFGGQSKNFGEGGQAARTCAAADRTGHALLHTLYQSNVKNKTVFLNEWFAVDLVKNADGAVVGVIAINIEDGETVYVKAKATVLATGGAGRIYSSTTNAHINTGDGVGMALRAGFPVQDIEMWQFHPTGIAGAGVLVTEGCRGEGGYLINKHGERFMERYAPNAKDLAGRDVVARSMVLEILAGNGCGPNGDHVLLKLDHLGEEVLESKLPGICELSRTFAHVDPVYAPVPVVPTCHYMMGGIPTNINGQALTQDANGTDVVIDGLFACGEVACVSVHGANRLGGNSLLDLVVFGRAAGLYIEKALREGVEHKNATQADIDKAMARLNKVNTSNTGESAAVLRKELQTIMQNYFGVFRKGEYMQKGIEQLAELRKRIENVSITDKSNAFNTARIEALELQNLLEVAEATAVAAEVRKESRGAHARDDFQDRDDANWLCHSLYFPGEKRVAKREVNFKPHTMEAFQPKKRTY is encoded by the coding sequence ATGGCTAGCATTCGCACGATTTCTTTTGACGGTATTGTGGTTGGCGGCGGCGGCGCTGGTATGCGCGCGGCTTTACAACTGGCTCAGTCAGGCTACAAAACCGCAGTAATTACCAAAGTATTCCCAACCCGTTCGCACACTGTATCTGCCCAAGGCGGCATTACCTGTGCAATCGCAAGTGCTGACCCTAACGACGATTGGCGCTGGCACATGTATGACACCGTAAAAGGGTCAGACTATATCGGCGACCAGGATGCTATTGAATATATGTGTTCAGTGGGTCCAGAAGCGGTATTCGAATTGGAACACATGGGCTTGCCATTCTCCCGTACCGAAGAAGGCCGTATTTACCAGCGTCCTTTCGGCGGTCAGTCCAAGAACTTTGGTGAAGGCGGTCAAGCTGCTCGTACTTGTGCTGCTGCTGACCGTACCGGTCACGCCTTGTTGCACACGCTTTATCAAAGCAACGTAAAAAACAAAACCGTATTTTTGAACGAGTGGTTTGCTGTTGACCTCGTTAAAAATGCTGATGGTGCTGTAGTAGGTGTTATTGCAATTAACATCGAAGACGGCGAAACCGTTTATGTAAAAGCCAAAGCCACTGTTTTGGCAACTGGCGGTGCGGGTCGTATTTATTCTTCTACCACTAACGCACACATCAATACCGGTGACGGTGTTGGTATGGCCTTGCGTGCAGGCTTCCCTGTACAAGATATCGAAATGTGGCAGTTCCACCCAACAGGCATCGCCGGTGCTGGTGTGCTGGTAACTGAAGGTTGCCGCGGAGAAGGTGGTTACCTCATCAATAAGCACGGTGAGCGTTTTATGGAGCGTTATGCTCCTAATGCGAAAGACCTTGCAGGTCGCGATGTAGTTGCGCGCTCAATGGTTTTGGAAATTCTTGCCGGTAACGGCTGTGGTCCTAACGGTGATCACGTACTTCTCAAACTCGATCACCTCGGTGAAGAAGTTCTGGAAAGCAAGTTGCCAGGTATCTGTGAATTGTCACGTACCTTCGCACACGTAGATCCGGTTTATGCTCCTGTTCCAGTGGTTCCAACCTGTCACTATATGATGGGTGGTATCCCAACCAATATTAATGGCCAAGCTTTAACACAAGATGCTAACGGCACTGACGTTGTGATTGACGGTTTGTTCGCCTGCGGTGAAGTTGCTTGTGTATCTGTACACGGTGCTAACCGCTTGGGCGGTAACTCACTGCTCGACTTGGTTGTGTTTGGCCGTGCAGCTGGTCTGTATATCGAGAAAGCCTTGCGTGAAGGTGTTGAGCACAAAAATGCAACCCAGGCTGATATCGACAAAGCTATGGCGCGCTTGAACAAAGTGAACACATCTAACACTGGCGAGAGCGCTGCCGTGCTGCGTAAAGAGCTGCAAACCATTATGCAAAACTACTTCGGTGTATTCCGCAAAGGCGAATACATGCAGAAGGGTATTGAGCAATTGGCAGAGCTGCGCAAGCGTATTGAAAATGTATCAATTACCGACAAGAGCAATGCATTCAATACCGCACGTATTGAAGCTTTGGAATTGCAAAATCTGTTGGAAGTGGCTGAAGCAACTGCAGTTGCAGCTGAAGTGCGTAAGGAATCTCGCGGCGCTCACGCTCGTGATGACTTCCAGGATCGCGATGATGCTAACTGGTTGTGCCATTCACTTTATTTCCCCGGTGAGAAGCGTGTTGCCAAGCGTGAGGTGAATTTCAAACCTCATACTATGGAAGCCTTCCAACCTAAGAAACGCACCTATTAA
- a CDS encoding succinate dehydrogenase iron-sulfur subunit — MLKVEVYRYNPDTDKAPYMKTYELDTGGKDLMVLDVLELLKAQDESLAYRRSCREGVCGSDGMNINGKNGLACIKPISEATGGSGKLVLRPLPGLPVIRDLVVDMTQFYDQYKKIEPYLQNDTPAPAIERLQSPEDREKLDGLYECILCACCSTSCPSFWWNPDKFIGPAGLLQAYRFLADSRDLATEKRLSKLDDPFSVFRCHGIQNCVAVCPKGLNPTRAIGHIRNMLLQSAT, encoded by the coding sequence ATGTTGAAAGTTGAAGTTTATCGCTACAACCCTGACACCGATAAAGCGCCTTACATGAAGACTTACGAGTTGGATACTGGCGGTAAAGATTTAATGGTATTGGATGTTCTTGAGTTATTAAAAGCCCAAGACGAAAGTCTGGCTTACCGTCGCTCATGCCGTGAAGGTGTGTGTGGTTCAGACGGTATGAACATTAACGGTAAAAACGGTTTGGCCTGCATCAAGCCAATCTCTGAAGCTACCGGCGGAAGCGGCAAGTTGGTATTGCGTCCGCTCCCAGGTTTGCCAGTAATTCGTGACCTCGTTGTAGACATGACTCAGTTCTACGATCAATACAAAAAGATCGAGCCTTATTTGCAAAACGATACTCCAGCTCCTGCGATTGAGCGTTTGCAATCGCCAGAGGACCGTGAGAAGTTGGATGGTTTGTACGAATGTATTTTGTGTGCGTGTTGTTCAACTAGCTGTCCATCCTTCTGGTGGAACCCCGATAAGTTCATCGGCCCGGCTGGTTTGTTGCAGGCCTACCGATTCCTGGCAGACAGCCGCGATTTGGCGACTGAAAAACGCCTGTCCAAACTGGATGACCCCTTCAGCGTATTCCGCTGTCATGGCATCCAAAACTGTGTTGCCGTATGTCCTAAAGGTTTGAACCCAACTCGAGCCATCGGCCATATCCGCAACATGTTGTTACAGAGCGCTACCTAA
- a CDS encoding 2-oxoglutarate dehydrogenase E1 component — translation MQDSIMEHFWSSSHISGGNAAYVEELYDTYLHNPNAVPEEWRNYFDQLPRVSGVLTQDTPHSVIRAQFEQLGKSRIRTVAVAGGSVSAEHERKQVKVLQLISSYRFRGHQKAQLDPLGLMQRDVIPDLDLSFHGLTNADLDTVFNTGNLYIGKEEATLREIIEALEKTYCGHIGAEIMHITPLAEKQWLQQRLESVRSNPEFSKEQKLALLERLTAAEGLERHLDSKYPGTKRFGLEGGESFIPLVDALVKRSGTYGAKEIVLGMAHRGRLNTLVNVFGKNPAELFAEFDGKRSLNTSGDVKYHSGFSSNLMTPGGELHMAMAFNPSHLEIVSPVVEGSVRARQDRRKDTNGSKVVPINVHGDAAFAGQGVVMETFQMSQTRAYGTGGTLHIVINNQVGFTTNKREDSRSTEYCTDVAKMIEAPIFHVNGDDPEAVLFVAQLAVDYRYEFKKDVVIDLVCYRRRGHNETDEPSATQPLMYQVIRNQKTTRTLYADKLVAAGLLSQTAADDLTTNYRAALDRGEHVASGLVSEPDRSLFVDWTPYIGHDWQTPANTGIDLKTLQAVAGKMLTIPEGIVVQKQVEKVYEDRRKMAGGALALNWGMAETLAYATLLEQGYSVRMTGQDVGRGTFSHRHAVVHSQKDGSSATPLKNVNPSVDFDLYDSYLSEEAVLAFEYGYATTAPKGLVIWEAQFGDFANGAQVVIDQFITSGEHKWGRLCGLTMLLPHGYEGQGPEHSSARLERFMQLCAEHNIQVCIPSTPAQVFHMLRRQAIRPMRRPLIVMSPKSLLRHELATSTLEELANGQFQNVIDDAVNPDKVERVILCSGKVYYTLLKERTERKQENVAFIRLEQLYPFPDVELKNILSKYKNVKSIAWCQEEPMNQGAWYSSQHHLRRVAHELYPSLYLEYVGREASAAPAGGYMSAHIEEQNRFVNQALNFSV, via the coding sequence ATGCAAGACAGCATTATGGAGCATTTTTGGAGTAGTTCGCACATCTCTGGTGGGAACGCTGCATACGTCGAAGAGCTCTACGACACATATTTACACAATCCCAATGCCGTTCCAGAAGAATGGCGTAACTACTTTGATCAGTTGCCTCGTGTAAGCGGCGTACTGACTCAAGACACTCCCCATTCAGTTATTCGCGCTCAATTTGAGCAACTGGGTAAGTCCCGCATTCGCACTGTGGCAGTTGCTGGCGGTTCTGTCAGTGCAGAACACGAGCGCAAGCAAGTTAAAGTGCTGCAACTCATTAGTTCCTACCGTTTTCGCGGTCACCAAAAAGCTCAGCTCGATCCATTAGGCTTGATGCAGCGCGATGTGATCCCGGATTTGGACTTAAGCTTCCACGGCTTAACCAATGCGGATCTGGATACTGTATTCAACACCGGTAATTTGTACATTGGCAAAGAAGAAGCCACGCTACGCGAAATTATTGAAGCATTAGAGAAGACCTACTGCGGTCATATCGGTGCTGAAATCATGCATATTACGCCATTAGCTGAAAAGCAATGGTTGCAACAACGCCTTGAGAGCGTGCGTTCAAACCCCGAATTTAGCAAAGAGCAAAAATTGGCTCTGCTGGAGCGTTTGACAGCTGCCGAAGGCCTTGAGCGTCACCTTGATAGTAAATACCCAGGTACGAAACGTTTCGGTTTGGAAGGTGGCGAGAGTTTTATCCCGCTCGTGGATGCCTTGGTAAAACGTTCCGGTACTTACGGTGCCAAAGAAATTGTTTTGGGTATGGCGCATCGCGGTCGCTTGAATACCTTGGTCAACGTGTTCGGTAAAAATCCTGCGGAACTCTTTGCTGAATTTGATGGCAAACGTTCATTGAATACCTCCGGCGACGTGAAATATCACTCAGGTTTTTCATCAAACTTGATGACTCCCGGTGGTGAGTTGCACATGGCGATGGCGTTTAACCCGTCGCACTTGGAAATCGTTTCTCCAGTAGTTGAAGGTTCTGTACGCGCGCGCCAAGATCGTCGTAAAGACACTAACGGCTCCAAGGTAGTACCTATCAACGTACACGGCGACGCTGCATTTGCAGGTCAAGGTGTGGTGATGGAAACATTCCAAATGTCCCAAACCCGCGCTTACGGCACCGGTGGTACTTTGCACATTGTGATCAACAACCAGGTTGGTTTCACCACCAACAAGCGTGAAGATTCTCGTTCAACCGAGTACTGCACCGACGTTGCAAAAATGATCGAAGCACCGATTTTCCACGTGAACGGTGATGATCCAGAAGCAGTATTGTTTGTTGCACAATTGGCCGTTGATTACCGTTACGAATTTAAGAAAGACGTAGTCATCGATTTGGTTTGCTATCGTCGCCGCGGTCACAACGAAACTGATGAGCCATCAGCAACTCAGCCGTTGATGTATCAAGTTATTCGCAACCAAAAAACTACCCGTACTTTGTATGCCGATAAATTGGTTGCAGCAGGTTTGTTGTCGCAAACTGCAGCTGATGATTTGACCACCAATTATCGTGCAGCTTTGGATCGTGGTGAGCACGTTGCCAGCGGTTTGGTGAGTGAGCCGGATCGCAGTTTGTTTGTGGATTGGACTCCTTACATCGGTCACGATTGGCAAACCCCAGCAAACACCGGTATTGATTTAAAAACCTTGCAAGCTGTTGCTGGCAAAATGCTGACAATTCCAGAAGGCATCGTAGTTCAGAAGCAAGTTGAAAAAGTGTACGAAGACCGCCGCAAAATGGCTGGTGGTGCATTAGCACTCAACTGGGGTATGGCAGAAACCTTGGCTTACGCCACTTTGCTTGAACAAGGTTACTCTGTGCGTATGACTGGCCAAGACGTAGGTCGTGGTACTTTCTCGCATCGCCACGCGGTTGTTCACAGCCAAAAAGATGGTAGCTCTGCAACGCCATTAAAGAACGTGAATCCTTCAGTAGATTTTGACTTGTACGATTCTTATTTGTCAGAAGAAGCAGTTCTCGCTTTCGAATATGGCTACGCCACTACTGCGCCAAAAGGCCTGGTAATTTGGGAAGCGCAATTCGGGGACTTCGCCAACGGCGCACAAGTTGTGATTGACCAATTCATCACCTCTGGTGAACACAAGTGGGGTCGTTTGTGCGGCTTGACGATGTTGTTGCCACATGGTTATGAAGGCCAGGGCCCAGAGCACTCTTCTGCACGTTTAGAACGTTTCATGCAGTTGTGTGCTGAGCACAATATTCAGGTTTGTATCCCATCAACACCGGCGCAGGTTTTCCACATGTTGCGTCGCCAGGCGATTCGCCCAATGCGTCGTCCGTTGATTGTGATGAGCCCGAAATCTTTGCTGCGTCATGAATTGGCAACATCAACCTTGGAAGAATTGGCGAATGGCCAGTTCCAAAACGTGATTGATGATGCGGTTAATCCAGACAAAGTTGAGCGTGTGATTCTGTGTAGTGGCAAGGTTTATTACACCTTGTTGAAAGAACGCACTGAGCGCAAACAAGAAAACGTTGCCTTCATTCGTTTGGAGCAGTTGTATCCGTTCCCGGATGTTGAATTGAAAAACATCCTCAGCAAATACAAAAATGTGAAGAGCATTGCCTGGTGTCAGGAAGAACCAATGAACCAAGGCGCTTGGTACAGCAGCCAACACCATTTGCGTCGTGTTGCGCATGAGCTTTACCCAAGTTTGTATTTGGAATATGTGGGTCGCGAAGCTTCGGCTGCGCCAGCGGGCGGTTATATGTCTGCACACATTGAAGAGCAAAACCGTTTTGTAAATCAGGCGCTGAACTTCTCTGTTTAA
- the odhB gene encoding 2-oxoglutarate dehydrogenase complex dihydrolipoyllysine-residue succinyltransferase produces the protein MSIEIKAPTFPESVADGTIATWHKKPGEAVKRDELIVDIETDKVVLEVVAPADGSIAEIIKGEGETILSNEVIAKFVEGAVAAGAAPAAAPAAAPAAAPAASAEKLVNPAARKLADEKNVNTAAVDGTGKGGRVLKEDVANHVKTAPAAAPAASVAAPALEAVGDRVEKRVPMTRLRKRIAERLLEASNTTAMLTTFNEVNMAPIMALRAKYKDQFEKAHGGTRLGFMSFFVKAAAEALRRFPAVNASIDNNDIVYHGYQDIGVAVSTDKGLVVPVLRNAESMSLAGIESTIRDFGLRARDGKLGIEEMSGGTFTITNGGTFGSLLSTPILNLPQSAILGMHKIQERPMAVNGKVEILPMMYLALSYDHRLLDGKDAVQFLVAIKDLLEDPARILLEI, from the coding sequence ATGAGTATCGAAATTAAAGCCCCAACGTTCCCTGAATCAGTAGCTGACGGCACCATCGCAACCTGGCACAAAAAGCCGGGCGAAGCAGTAAAGCGCGATGAGTTAATTGTTGATATCGAAACCGATAAAGTGGTTTTGGAAGTTGTTGCGCCTGCTGATGGCAGCATCGCTGAAATTATTAAAGGCGAAGGCGAGACTATTCTGAGCAATGAAGTTATTGCCAAGTTTGTTGAAGGCGCTGTTGCCGCCGGTGCTGCACCTGCTGCCGCGCCAGCCGCTGCTCCTGCAGCTGCACCAGCTGCCTCTGCAGAGAAATTGGTAAACCCAGCTGCACGCAAATTGGCTGACGAAAAAAATGTAAACACTGCTGCAGTTGATGGTACTGGCAAAGGTGGCCGCGTGTTGAAAGAAGACGTAGCTAACCATGTGAAAACTGCTCCAGCTGCTGCACCAGCCGCTAGCGTTGCAGCTCCAGCGCTTGAAGCAGTGGGTGACCGCGTAGAAAAACGCGTTCCAATGACTCGTTTGCGTAAGCGTATTGCTGAACGTTTGCTTGAAGCATCTAACACCACTGCAATGTTGACCACTTTTAACGAGGTGAACATGGCGCCAATCATGGCACTGCGCGCGAAATACAAAGATCAATTCGAAAAAGCACACGGCGGTACTCGCTTGGGCTTTATGAGTTTCTTCGTAAAAGCGGCTGCAGAAGCTTTGCGTCGATTCCCTGCGGTTAACGCGTCTATCGATAACAACGATATCGTTTACCACGGTTATCAAGATATCGGTGTTGCAGTTTCTACCGATAAAGGTTTGGTTGTTCCAGTGTTGCGCAATGCAGAAAGCATGAGCTTGGCCGGTATCGAAAGCACCATTCGCGATTTCGGTTTGCGCGCACGCGATGGCAAGTTGGGCATTGAAGAAATGTCTGGTGGTACTTTCACTATCACCAACGGCGGTACTTTTGGTTCATTGCTTTCAACTCCCATTTTGAACTTGCCGCAATCTGCAATTCTCGGCATGCACAAAATTCAAGAGCGCCCAATGGCTGTTAACGGCAAAGTAGAAATTCTGCCGATGATGTACTTGGCTTTGTCTTACGATCACCGTTTGTTGGATGGTAAAGACGCCGTGCAATTCCTCGTGGCAATCAAAGATTTGCTCGAAGATCCAGCGCGTATTTTGTTAGAGATTTAA
- the lpdA gene encoding dihydrolipoyl dehydrogenase, with translation MSEKFDVIVIGSGPAGYVAAIRAAQLGLKTACVEKWKNEEGKGVNGGTCLNVGCIPSKALLDSSYKYHEAKDDFAVHGITASGVEINVPSMIARKNQIIKNLTGGIAGLFKANGVTSLFGTGKLLAGKKVEVTDFEGKVTVYDAENVILASGSNPINIPPAPVDNDVIVNSTGALEFSEVPKRLGVIGAGVIGLELGSVWNRLGSKVTVLEALDSFLAIMDQQIAKETQKILTKQGLDIRTSSRVTGSKVNGKEVTVTYLDKDGKEQQETFDKLIVCVGRRPFTENLLAGDSGVNLDERGFIFVNEFCATNAPGVWAIGDVVRGPMLAHKGSEEGVMVAERIAGQKSQMNYDIIPNVIYTHPEVAAVGKTEEQVKASGEPYNVGTFPFAASGRAMAANETQGLVKIIAHAVTDRILGAHIVGPSAADLVQQVAIAMEFGSSAEDLGMMVFGHPTLSEAIHEAALAVHGHAIHIANKKKR, from the coding sequence ATGTCTGAAAAATTTGATGTGATAGTTATCGGCTCAGGCCCTGCAGGTTATGTTGCTGCAATCCGCGCCGCGCAATTAGGTTTGAAAACCGCGTGTGTTGAGAAGTGGAAAAACGAAGAGGGCAAGGGCGTTAACGGCGGTACTTGCTTGAACGTTGGTTGCATTCCTTCAAAAGCATTGCTCGATAGCTCTTACAAATACCACGAAGCAAAAGATGATTTTGCTGTTCACGGTATCACCGCTTCAGGCGTAGAAATTAATGTTCCTTCGATGATTGCGCGTAAAAACCAAATCATCAAAAACCTCACTGGCGGTATCGCTGGTTTGTTCAAAGCTAACGGTGTTACCAGCTTGTTTGGCACTGGTAAATTGTTGGCCGGCAAAAAAGTTGAAGTAACTGACTTTGAAGGCAAAGTTACTGTTTATGATGCAGAAAACGTAATCCTTGCGTCAGGTTCTAACCCAATCAATATTCCTCCAGCTCCAGTTGATAACGATGTAATTGTTAACTCAACCGGTGCATTGGAATTCTCTGAAGTTCCAAAACGTCTCGGCGTAATCGGCGCAGGCGTAATTGGTTTGGAGTTGGGTTCTGTATGGAATCGTTTGGGTTCTAAAGTAACCGTGTTGGAAGCATTGGATTCATTCCTCGCCATCATGGATCAACAAATCGCGAAAGAAACCCAAAAAATCCTGACCAAACAAGGTTTGGATATTCGCACCAGCTCACGCGTTACCGGTTCAAAAGTAAACGGTAAAGAAGTTACCGTAACTTATTTGGATAAAGACGGAAAAGAACAGCAAGAAACTTTCGACAAGTTGATCGTTTGCGTTGGTCGTCGTCCATTCACTGAAAATCTGTTGGCGGGCGACAGCGGCGTGAATTTGGATGAACGTGGTTTCATCTTTGTTAACGAATTCTGCGCAACCAACGCTCCAGGCGTTTGGGCAATCGGCGACGTAGTTCGCGGTCCAATGCTCGCGCACAAAGGTTCAGAAGAAGGTGTAATGGTTGCTGAGCGCATTGCGGGTCAAAAATCGCAAATGAATTACGACATTATCCCTAACGTTATTTACACGCATCCAGAAGTTGCTGCAGTGGGTAAAACTGAAGAGCAAGTTAAAGCTTCTGGTGAGCCATACAATGTGGGTACTTTCCCATTCGCTGCGTCTGGTCGCGCAATGGCAGCTAACGAAACCCAAGGCTTGGTAAAAATTATTGCTCACGCCGTAACTGATCGCATTCTTGGTGCCCACATTGTTGGCCCAAGCGCTGCTGATTTGGTACAGCAAGTTGCGATTGCAATGGAGTTCGGTTCCAGTGCAGAAGATTTGGGCATGATGGTGTTTGGTCACCCAACTTTGTCTGAAGCTATCCACGAAGCAGCATTAGCAGTGCATGGTCATGCCATTCACATCGCTAACAAGAAGAAGCGCTAA
- the sucC gene encoding ADP-forming succinate--CoA ligase subunit beta, which yields MNLHEYQGKQLFAQYGLPVSKGIAAATVEEAVAAADQIGGDTFVVKAQVHAGGRGKAGGVKLVKSKEDIRAFAEKWLGKNLVTYQTDEKGQPVSRILVETCTDIAKELYLGAVVDRSSRRIVFMASTEGGVEIEKVAHDTPEKILKVAVDPLVGALPFQGRDLAFKLGLEGKQINQFVKIFLGLAQLFKEKDLALLEVNPLVITPAGDLHCLDAKLVIDGNALYRHPELKAMQDPSQEDAREAHAAAWELNYVALGGDIGCMVNGAGLAMGTMDIVKLHGGQPANFLDVGGGATKERVVEAFKIILSDDAVKAVFINIFGGIVRCDMIAEGVIGAVKEVGVKVPVVVRLQGNNAELGAKVLGESGLNIIADTDLTGAAKKVVAAAANQ from the coding sequence ATGAATTTGCACGAGTATCAGGGTAAGCAGTTGTTTGCCCAATATGGCTTGCCAGTCTCTAAAGGCATTGCTGCTGCGACCGTAGAAGAAGCTGTTGCAGCTGCAGATCAAATTGGCGGCGATACCTTCGTCGTTAAAGCTCAAGTACACGCTGGTGGCCGCGGTAAAGCGGGCGGCGTGAAGTTGGTTAAGAGCAAAGAAGACATTCGCGCATTCGCTGAAAAGTGGTTGGGCAAGAATTTGGTGACCTACCAAACTGACGAAAAAGGCCAACCAGTAAGCCGTATTTTGGTTGAGACTTGCACTGATATCGCTAAAGAATTGTACTTGGGCGCTGTAGTAGATCGCTCTTCACGTCGTATCGTGTTCATGGCATCTACCGAAGGTGGTGTTGAGATCGAGAAAGTTGCACACGACACTCCAGAGAAAATCCTGAAAGTTGCCGTTGATCCGTTGGTTGGCGCTCTGCCTTTCCAAGGTCGCGATTTGGCTTTCAAACTCGGTTTGGAAGGCAAGCAAATTAACCAATTCGTGAAGATCTTCTTAGGTCTTGCACAATTGTTTAAAGAGAAAGATTTGGCGTTGTTGGAAGTGAACCCATTGGTTATCACTCCAGCTGGCGATTTGCACTGCCTGGACGCAAAACTGGTTATCGATGGTAACGCTTTGTACCGTCACCCAGAATTGAAAGCTATGCAAGATCCATCACAAGAAGATGCGCGTGAAGCTCATGCCGCTGCTTGGGAATTGAACTATGTTGCTCTCGGTGGCGACATTGGTTGTATGGTTAACGGCGCTGGCTTGGCGATGGGCACCATGGACATCGTTAAATTGCACGGCGGTCAACCTGCTAACTTCCTCGACGTAGGCGGTGGCGCAACCAAAGAACGCGTTGTTGAAGCGTTCAAAATCATTTTGTCTGATGACGCTGTGAAAGCAGTATTCATCAACATCTTTGGCGGTATCGTTCGTTGCGACATGATTGCTGAAGGTGTAATTGGTGCGGTTAAAGAAGTAGGCGTGAAAGTACCTGTTGTTGTTCGTCTGCAAGGTAACAATGCTGAATTGGGTGCGAAAGTGTTGGGCGAAAGCGGCCTGAACATTATTGCCGATACCGACTTGACTGGCGCTGCCAAGAAAGTTGTTGCAGCTGCTGCGAATCAATAA